GGTCGCGGTGCCGCCCGAGCAGGTCCGCCGGGGCGAGCTGGTGGGCGGCGAGCGTCGACGGGGCCATGTTGGTGAGGAAGGCATCGGCGCCGGCGACTAGCTCGTGGATCCGCGCACGGTCGAGCGGATCGCCCATGTCCAGCGTGACGCCGAGCTTGTCGGTGTTGTTCAGGTAGTACAGGTAGCCCTGCCCGGCGACCTTCTGCGGCAGGTGCCGCGACCCCTCGCCCTTGCTCGGCTCGATCTTGACCACCGTGGCGCCGAGCATGCCGAGGAACCGGCCGACCAGCGGGCCGGCGGTGAGCGAGCAGACCTCGACCACTGTGACGGAGCGCAGCGGCCCGTCCTCGTCCCTCTTCCCATCCCTGGGACCCGGCGGCTGCCGGGTGCGCGGGCCGATCCACAACAACGCGGCGTCGACGGGACCGCTCTCCCCGCCGGAAAGTACCTGCGGTGTCGGGCTGTTCAGCCGGACGACGGGTCCGGCGACGATGCCGTCAGCGGTGGGAACCACCACGCCGTGATGCCTGGCCTGCGGATCGACGAGCGCCTCGTCGACCGTTGTGATCGGACCCACCGCGATGTCGGCCGCGCTGAGGTGGTTCGTGATGTGCTCGGTCGTGTGCCTCCTGGTCCACGCCTCGACGATCGCGTCGAGCTCGTCGACGTTGGCGACGCGGAGGCTCGAGTCGAGGAAACGTGAGTCCTCGGCGATCTCCGGCCGGCCGATCGCGTGTGCCAGGATCCTGAAGTGCGAGTCGCTCATCGTGCAGATGAGCACCCACCCGTCCAGGGTGCAGTACGAGTTCCACGGCGCCGCCATCGCGTGATGGTTGCCGATCTGGGTGAACCCGCGGCCGGTGAGGAAGTACCCGGGCAACAACGTGCCGAGGAACGCGATCAGGGAGTCGTGCTCAGCGTGGTCGACGAACTGGCCGAGACCGGACTCGGCCCTCTCGTAGAGCGCGGCCAGGATCGCAGCGGTGGCGAGCAGGGCGCCACCGCAGGCCGCGACGGGGATGCCGGCCCGCACCGGCGGGTCACCCGGGTAGCCGTTCGTCGTCATCATGCCCGTGACGGCCTGCACGGTGAGCTCGCTGCCCGGCGCGTCGCGCCAGGGTCCGGTCAGCCCGAATGGCGACAGGCATGCCACGACCACGTGCGGAGCCACCCGTCCGGGGTCACACAGGTCGAGGCCGACACCGCGCAGCAGCGCGAGCGTCTCTCGATCCAGGAGGACCACATCTGATCTTCCGCACAGGTCGCGCAGCGCGTCCACGTCACTCAGCTCGACCGCCACGGCCCGCTTGCTGAATGCGGCGAGCCGCTCGGGTGGGAGTCCGAGCCCGGGCGGCCGGACCACCGGCTCCGTCGGAGAGCCCGGGTCGACGACGCGGACGACGTCGGCACCCAGGTCGGCGAGGACTCGCCCGCACAGCGTGGTCGACGACCAGGGCCGGCGCGACAGCTCAAGCACGCGCACATCGGTGAGCGCCGGTGAACGGGACGATGCCGTCCCAGCTCCGGTGTCCATCACGGCGACTCCCTTCCTCCGTCTGTCCTGGTGTCTACGCGTCGGATCCGGACCGCACGGCCGGATCGCTGACGGCGCGCAGGGCGGTGACACGTTCACGCAGAGGCATGCCACGCAGGTCGACGGCACCGAACTCGGTCACCACGACGTCGACGTCGGTGCGGGGTGCGCTCACCACGATCGGCGCGTTGAGCGCCTCCACGATGCGCGACCTCGTCCTGTCCCTGCTCGACGCGACGAGACCGAGGATCGCGAGGCCACCGGACGCGGATGCGCCGCGCATGAAGTCGAGGGCACCACCGGGGCCCGAGACCGACACACCCTTGATGCTCTCCGCATTCGCCTGCCCCGTGAGGTCGACCTCGAGGGTGCTGTTGATCGACACGAAGTACGGCTCGTCGCGCATGACCTCCAGGCTGTGCGTGTACTCGACACGACGCATCGCCACCTGCCGGTTGTCGGCGACGAACTCGTACAGCTCCGCCGAACCGATGAAGCCGCCCGAGGTGATCGCTCCGTTCTCGTCGACGAGTGCGCCGGACCTGGCCAGCTCCATCACTCCGTCGGAGAGGAGCCCGGCGTGGACCCGGAGGTTGCGGCGTTTGGCGAGGCAGCGCATGACCGCGGTCGCGAACCCGCCGATGCCGACCTGGACGGTCGTGCCGTCGGGCACCAGCTCGACGATCCGCTCTGCGACCTGGAGCTCGCGATCGGTCGGGTCCGCCGTCGTCTCGGTGACGAGCTCGTGCTCACCCACCACGAGGTGAGTGAAGCACGACGCGTGCACCATGCTCTCGCCGAACGTCCTCGGCATGCGCGGGTTGACCTCGGCGATCACGACGGCGGCGGCCTCCATCGCCGAGCGGTGGTAGAGCAGGCTTGCACCCAGCGAGCACCAACCGCCGGAGTCAGGCGGGCTCACCTGGACGACCGCGACGTCGGGGCGCAGCGGTCCGTGGAAGAGCCGCGGCAGCGCGGAGAGATGCGCAGGCACAATGTCGACTTGACCACTGAGGAGGGCTGCACGCACTTGGGGCGTGCCGCGGAAGCTCTTGACCCGGACGTACGCCTCCTCCTCCGGCAGGCAGTAGGAGGGCACCGGACCGTTGATGCTCGTCACGATCTCCAACGGTCCCGCCTCGCGCGCTCGCCCGAGTAGGTCAGGGATCAGAGACAGCGGATGCCCCGTGCCGCCCTCGACATAGACGCGTGCCCGCGGAGGGACGGCGGCGAGCGCCTTCGCCGGTGTCGAGTACGTCGTCACGGTGGCCCTCCCGTCATCGCTTCAGGACGTGGATCGCGCATGCACCGTTGTCATAGCCGGAGATCCCGCCCCCGGTGACATGGGTCAACGCCGCCCGCGGCTCGGCGAGCTGCCGGGCACCCGCCTCGCCCCGCAGCTGCCAGAAGGCCTCCGCCACCTGTGCGAGGCCCGTCGCGCCGATCGGGTGCCCGCGCGCCATGAGCCCGCCGCTGGGGTTCACCGGGATCTTGCCCTCGAGGCGAGTGGCACCCGATACGAGCAGCTCAACCCCGCCCCCGGGTGGCGCGAGGCCGAGGATCTCGTAGTAGAGGATCTCGGCGACCGCGAACGGATCGTGGCACTCGACCAGGTCGAGGTCGTCCGGCCCGATGCCGGCACTCTCGTACGCCTGAGCCGCCGCGGTGACCGTCGTCTCTGGCGCCTTGAAGTCACGGACCGGACTGAACCGCCCGGAGACCACGACGCTCGCCGCCACCTCGACCGGTCGACTCGTGAGCCTGCGCGCCAGCTCGGTCGAGCAGACGACCGCGGCGGCGGCGCCATCGCCGTTCGGGCAGCACATGAACAGCGTGAGGGGATCGGCGATCATCCGCGCCTGCACGACGTCCTCGACGGTCCACGACCGATGCACCTGGACGTGCTTGTTGAGGGATCCGTTGCGATGCGCCTTCAATGGCTGCAGGGCCAGCTGCTCGGCGGTCATCCCGTGGTCGTGCATGTACCTGCGCGCACGCATCGCATAGGACGAGGGCAGCGTCGCACCCTGGAGCACCTCGATGTCGTCGGCGTCTTGTGGTAACAGTCCACCACCGAGCACGGACAGCTGCTCGATCCCCAGGGCCAGCACCATGCCCTGCTCACCCCGCTCGACCATGCTGATCGCCAGGTGCAAGGCTGTACCGGCGCTGGCGCACGCGTTCTCGACGTTGATGACGGGCAGGTCGGACGCGCCGATCTCCCGTAGCACGCGCTGTCCGGGGAGCATCCCGCCGACGACGTTCCCGCAGACGACCGCGTCGACCTGCTCCCACTGCACCGACGCACTCTCCAGCGCGGCCAGCACGGCCTCGATGCCGAGATCACCGAACGACCGGCCGTCGTGCCGGCCGAACTGTGTCATCCCGACGCCAAGGATCGCTGCGCCCATGCCCGGTCCCTACGTCCGGACCAGGAGCATGCGGTAGTCGGAACGAGGATCGCCGGACCGTTCGTCGGCCGGCGCGATGCGGGCGCGCACGCGCTGCCCTATCTCGATGCCGTCCTCCCAGCCCAGGATCCGGCCGAAGACCGCGACGTGCTCGGTGAAGATGACCGAGCCGACGGCGTACGGAACCCGCACTCCCGGCCGTCCTCGGTGCACGACGCTGTACGAGTACAACGTTCCCTCGACGGGGAGGAGCCACGGCTCGAGGTCCCTCGACCGGCAGTGTGCACAGTAGGTCCGCTGCGGGAACCACGTCGACCCGCACGCCCGGCAGCGGTGACCGCGGAAGTGCGCGGTGTCGGTTGCGTCGCAAACGACGAGCGCGGAGTCGTCGAGGTCGGGACCGTCCATCTCACGACCGCGACTCTGCCGGGCGGGTGCGCACCATCCTCGTCTTCGTGATGACCGCGACCCGCGTGCCGTCGGTCTTCTCGACATGGTGGACGAATTTCAGGATCCCGCGGTCCGGCTTGGACGTCTCCCGCTTGCCCGTCACCTCCATGTCCACGTAGAACGTGTCTCCGAGGAAGAGCGGGTTGACGAACCTGACGTTCGTCTCGAGCAACGCCATGCCCGTCTTCTCGAAGAGGAGGCTCTGGATCGCCAGGCCCTCCGCCAGCACGAACGTGAGCGGCCCGGGAGCGAACCGTCGCTTGAACAGCGTCTTGCTCTCGGCGTACTCGACGTTGGTGTAGAGCTCCTCGTGGATTCCGGCGACTCCGATGAAGTTCACGATGTCCGCCTCGTAGAGCGTCTTGCTGGCCGTGCGGAACCTGTCGCCGACCTCGAAGTCTTCGAAGTAGCGACCGTGGTTCTGGTACAGGCCCAGTTCCTCGTTGAACTTCATCCACGCCTCCGAACGACGTCACGCGGGCTCATGCCTACTGCTACTCCCCGATGAAGGCGGCGGTCCTCTTCTCCAGGAACGCGCTCATGCCCTCGGCCTTGTCCTTGGTGCCGAACGCGCCCGCCGAGAGCACCGCCTCGAGGTCGAGCGAGGACTCCATGTCGAGGTTCATGCCGGTCTGAACCGCCAGCTTCATCCACCCGATACTCAAGGGTGCCCGCGTGGCGAACTCGTCCACGAGCACGCGCGCCGCGTCGAGGACCTCGCCATTCGGCGCGACCTTGGTGACCAGTCCGATCCTCTCCGCGTACGCCGCGTCGAAATACCTCGACGTGAAGAGCAGCTCCATCGCCACCGAGCGGCCGACCAGCCTCGGCAGCCGCTGGGTGCCACCGGCGCCGGCCACTGAGCCGATCTTGGAGCTGGTGATCGCGAACGTCGCATTCTCCGCGGCGATCCTGACGTCGGCCGCCAGCGCGATCTCCAGGCCACCAGTGATGCAGTGCCCGCCGATGGCGGCGACCACGGCCTTCGAGCTGTGCTCCATCCGGTACGTGACGTCGCGGAACAGCCGGTTGTACGGCAGGAACTTCGCCGGCGTGTCGATGGTCAACGCCTCGTTGAGGTCAGCCCCCGTCGAGAACGCCTTGTCGGAACCGGTGAGGATGATGCCGCGAACCTCGTTCATCTGCTCGAGCTCGGACACCGCGGACGCCAGCTCCTTGAGGAGCTGGAAGCTCAACGCGTTGTGCTTCTCAGGCCGGTTCATCCGGATGATCCCCGCCGGCCCTTCGACCTTCACATCGACGACCGTGTACCCCATCGATCTCTCCTGCTCCAAGGCTTTGCTCGAAATGTCACTGGGACGACTAGGCCGTGCGGAACTTGCGGTAGTTCGGCGGTCGCTTCTCGAGGAACGCGTGTACGCCTTCCAGGTTCTCGTCGTCGCCGTACGTCATCGAGAGCATCTCGGTACCGGAGATGAAGGTGTTGTACTCGAGGTCCGAGCCGTGGTTCATCAGGATCTTGGCGATCCGCAGGGCCCGGGGACTCTTGTCGAGGATGATCTCGCACCACTTCTCGACCTCGGAGTACAGCTCGTCGTGCGGGACCACCTTGTTCGCCAGCCCCATGGCCACGGCCTCTTCGGCCGTGTACTGCTCGCAGAGGTAGACGATCTCGCGCGCCTTCTTCTCCCCGACCATCCGCGGAAGCATCTGCACCGCACCCCATACAGGCACGCTTCCCACCCGCGGTCCGACCTGACCGAACTTGGCGCGGTCCGAGGCGATCGTGAGGTCGCACATGATGTTGAGCTCGTTGCCGCCCCCGATGGAGTAGCCGTTGACGGCCGCGATGATCGGCTTGCCCGAGTTACGCATGGCGGCGCCGAGCTCCGTCACCACGCGCAAGTGCTCGCGACCAACGTGTACCGTGCGGGACGACTGCGCCTTCACGTCTCCGCCGGACGAGAACGCATGGTCACCGGCGCCCGTGAGCACCATGACCCCGATCTCCGGGTCGGCGGTGCCCTTCTTGAACGCGTCGCGAAGGTCGGCGTACGTCTTGGTCCGGAGGGCGTTCAGGACCTCGGGACGGTTGATCGTGATCCACGCCGTCCCGCCCTTCGCCTCGTAGAGGACGTCTTCGAACTCGCTCATCGGTTGTCATCGACCCTTCTGCTCGGGGTTGCGGTGGAACTGCCGGTGAGCCCGTACAGGACTCGGCGCCTCAGCCGGCGCGCAACATGCCGC
This window of the Streptosporangiales bacterium genome carries:
- a CDS encoding thiolase family protein, translated to MGAAILGVGMTQFGRHDGRSFGDLGIEAVLAALESASVQWEQVDAVVCGNVVGGMLPGQRVLREIGASDLPVINVENACASAGTALHLAISMVERGEQGMVLALGIEQLSVLGGGLLPQDADDIEVLQGATLPSSYAMRARRYMHDHGMTAEQLALQPLKAHRNGSLNKHVQVHRSWTVEDVVQARMIADPLTLFMCCPNGDGAAAAVVCSTELARRLTSRPVEVAASVVVSGRFSPVRDFKAPETTVTAAAQAYESAGIGPDDLDLVECHDPFAVAEILYYEILGLAPPGGGVELLVSGATRLEGKIPVNPSGGLMARGHPIGATGLAQVAEAFWQLRGEAGARQLAEPRAALTHVTGGGISGYDNGACAIHVLKR
- a CDS encoding 1,4-dihydroxy-6-naphthoate synthase, giving the protein MSEFEDVLYEAKGGTAWITINRPEVLNALRTKTYADLRDAFKKGTADPEIGVMVLTGAGDHAFSSGGDVKAQSSRTVHVGREHLRVVTELGAAMRNSGKPIIAAVNGYSIGGGNELNIMCDLTIASDRAKFGQVGPRVGSVPVWGAVQMLPRMVGEKKAREIVYLCEQYTAEEAVAMGLANKVVPHDELYSEVEKWCEIILDKSPRALRIAKILMNHGSDLEYNTFISGTEMLSMTYGDDENLEGVHAFLEKRPPNYRKFRTA
- a CDS encoding acyl dehydratase, which encodes MKFNEELGLYQNHGRYFEDFEVGDRFRTASKTLYEADIVNFIGVAGIHEELYTNVEYAESKTLFKRRFAPGPLTFVLAEGLAIQSLLFEKTGMALLETNVRFVNPLFLGDTFYVDMEVTGKRETSKPDRGILKFVHHVEKTDGTRVAVITKTRMVRTRPAESRS
- a CDS encoding 4-hydroxybutyrate CoA-transferase yields the protein MTTYSTPAKALAAVPPRARVYVEGGTGHPLSLIPDLLGRAREAGPLEIVTSINGPVPSYCLPEEEAYVRVKSFRGTPQVRAALLSGQVDIVPAHLSALPRLFHGPLRPDVAVVQVSPPDSGGWCSLGASLLYHRSAMEAAAVVIAEVNPRMPRTFGESMVHASCFTHLVVGEHELVTETTADPTDRELQVAERIVELVPDGTTVQVGIGGFATAVMRCLAKRRNLRVHAGLLSDGVMELARSGALVDENGAITSGGFIGSAELYEFVADNRQVAMRRVEYTHSLEVMRDEPYFVSINSTLEVDLTGQANAESIKGVSVSGPGGALDFMRGASASGGLAILGLVASSRDRTRSRIVEALNAPIVVSAPRTDVDVVVTEFGAVDLRGMPLRERVTALRAVSDPAVRSGSDA